Sequence from the Pseudophaeobacter arcticus DSM 23566 genome:
AGGCCCGGTCGAGCGCTCTTTGGCCATGATTGAAAAGTCGGCACCGGTATCAAGCTCGGATTTGATCTCCAGCGCGTCCTCCTGGGTTTCGACCAGAATATGCGCGGCGTTGAACTCGTCCCCGCCGTCGCCATCCGAGTATTTATCCTCATAGGCTTGACGCAGAGCCTCTTCATTGCTGGCGCTTTTCATCACCGTCTCAATGACATTGGCAGCCAGCAGGGCGCGCTCTTCGTTGTCTACCGCAAGTTTCACATAATGCGGCACGCCGCCGTGCAGCTCTTGCTTTAGCGCGGTCTGCTGTACCAGCTGGTCGAGGATGGCATTATACAGCACATCATCCGGCAATTGCTTGTACTGTTCTGGCAGGCTGTCGCGGGCCATGATCATGTGACCCAGGGTGATCTCTTCGCCGTTGACGGTTGCAATCACGGTATTGGCATGTGGCGCGGCCAATGCAGGCAGGGGCAGGGCCATAAACAGGGCCACAGCTGTACCTTGCAGAAAAGTGAGACCTTTACGCATTGAATTCTTCCTAATTCCCGAGCCGCAAAGGGGCGCGGCGTTGACACTTATTTTCCTGCCCCTTACATCCCAAGGAGG
This genomic interval carries:
- a CDS encoding peptidylprolyl isomerase, which produces MRKGLTFLQGTAVALFMALPLPALAAPHANTVIATVNGEEITLGHMIMARDSLPEQYKQLPDDVLYNAILDQLVQQTALKQELHGGVPHYVKLAVDNEERALLAANVIETVMKSASNEEALRQAYEDKYSDGDGGDEFNAAHILVETQEDALEIKSELDTGADFSIMAKERSTGPSGPNGGDLGWFTKGRMVPEFEEAVLGLRAGEISDPVETQFGWHLILLKERRKTAAPTFEEVRETLSQELQNAAVEARVSDLTAAALIDRPEIDDLDPAILRDLSLVRN